In one window of Caldalkalibacillus thermarum DNA:
- a CDS encoding extracellular solute-binding protein, which yields MVGTSEAPALVQVFEVGTKYMIESGYIEPMQTFIDRDNFDVSQFEENILAYYQVDGFSVISHGWFTEQMIANQGGLYVDNDNGRSGEPTQALINQEEGQRWFQWLADLREDGTLGNYGRDWDDHRAAFLAQTVAMYLDSTASTSGNVNNADFEVGTAFLPVPDGVEPHGVVVGGVSLWMMADIPEEVQEAAWEFIKYAAQPDVQAQWAASTGYFPITKAAHNESVLQEVYEQYPQFLTAVEQLQNTKLTPATQGALIGVFPEARERVVNAIESVHNGDDPLEALNRANEEINRELENYRRANQ from the coding sequence GTGGTCGGTACCTCTGAAGCTCCTGCTCTGGTGCAAGTGTTTGAAGTGGGCACCAAATATATGATTGAGAGTGGCTATATTGAGCCGATGCAAACATTTATTGACCGGGACAATTTTGATGTCAGCCAGTTTGAGGAAAACATTTTGGCTTATTATCAGGTGGATGGTTTTTCGGTGATTAGCCATGGCTGGTTTACGGAGCAAATGATTGCCAATCAAGGAGGTCTGTATGTGGATAATGATAATGGGCGAAGCGGGGAGCCAACCCAGGCCCTGATTAATCAGGAAGAGGGGCAGCGCTGGTTTCAATGGCTGGCTGACTTAAGAGAAGACGGCACACTGGGCAATTATGGGCGGGATTGGGATGATCACCGCGCCGCTTTCCTGGCTCAGACGGTGGCCATGTATTTGGATTCTACCGCTTCTACATCCGGAAACGTCAATAACGCTGACTTTGAAGTGGGGACGGCATTTTTGCCAGTACCTGACGGAGTAGAGCCTCATGGAGTGGTGGTTGGAGGTGTCTCCCTGTGGATGATGGCTGACATTCCTGAAGAGGTACAGGAAGCGGCTTGGGAGTTTATCAAATATGCAGCCCAGCCTGATGTGCAGGCTCAGTGGGCAGCCAGCACAGGTTATTTCCCTATCACCAAAGCAGCTCATAATGAGTCGGTGTTGCAGGAGGTCTATGAGCAATATCCCCAATTTTTGACCGCAGTGGAGCAGTTGCAAAACACCAAGCTGACCCCGGCCACTCAAGGCGCATTAATTGGGGTCTTTCCGGAAGCCCGGGAACGGGTGGTCAACGCCATTGAAAGTGTACACAATGGGGACGACCCCTTGGAAGCTTTAAACCGGGCCAATGAGGAGATCAACCGGGAACTGGAGAATTACAGACGGGCGAATCAGTAA
- a CDS encoding glycerophosphodiester phosphodiesterase: protein MLIFGHRGASGYAPENTLAAFELALEQGCTALELDVQLTRDEQLVVIHDFWVDRTTNGTGLVMEMELEQIRQLDAGAWYDAKFAGEKIPTLEEVLNLVPEHILLNLELKIIPRMRGNIEQLVIDLLMSKNRQHQVIISSFDHFAIQIVQEYLPEIKTGLLLYGQLLDLPNYINANELDLFSIHPAYPYLTEHTVAVLNRLKKPIYTYTVNRSEDLAWCYQYGVDGVITDYPDQAQKLLEVYR, encoded by the coding sequence ATGCTCATTTTTGGACATCGGGGCGCGAGCGGCTATGCCCCTGAAAACACTTTGGCGGCTTTTGAATTGGCTTTGGAACAGGGTTGTACGGCCCTGGAACTGGACGTGCAGCTGACCAGGGATGAACAGCTGGTGGTGATCCACGATTTTTGGGTTGACCGCACCACCAATGGTACAGGGTTAGTGATGGAAATGGAGCTGGAACAGATTCGCCAGCTGGATGCTGGTGCGTGGTATGATGCTAAGTTTGCCGGTGAGAAAATTCCTACCTTGGAGGAAGTACTCAACCTTGTCCCGGAGCACATCCTGCTTAATCTGGAGTTGAAAATTATTCCTCGGATGAGGGGCAACATTGAACAGCTGGTCATCGATTTGCTCATGAGTAAGAACAGGCAGCATCAGGTCATTATTTCCTCTTTTGATCACTTCGCTATCCAAATTGTGCAAGAATATCTTCCGGAGATAAAAACGGGCTTATTGCTATATGGGCAATTACTTGATTTACCCAACTATATCAACGCCAATGAGTTAGACCTGTTTAGCATTCATCCTGCCTATCCATATTTGACAGAGCATACGGTTGCAGTGCTGAATCGATTGAAAAAACCAATTTATACTTATACTGTTAATCGGAGTGAGGACTTGGCTTGGTGCTATCAGTATGGGGTCGATGGTGTCATAACCGACTATCCCGATCAAGCCCAAAAGCTGTTAGAGGTTTATCGGTAG
- a CDS encoding TatD family hydrolase translates to MGNKYIDAHLHLDQYLLRYGKEKLHDMINRWQLAGVSGVVAVSTDLASAYRTLDLKQWYPDFVYAAVGYHPEQPLPSEKELCELFSLVRQERRWIAALGEVGLPHYTLEKMGHPPLEGYMELLRLFLQQSQMFDLPVLLHAVHDKVQSVFELLQQENVSRAHFHWLKAPQEMIQQIVKAGYYVSVTPEVCYRKRDQRLVELVPIENLLVETDGPWPFAGPFEGQNTTPLFLPQVVDYVACLKGLGASGLANQLMINVHKLLLKKDQYRSWQLWQSNKHGE, encoded by the coding sequence ATGGGAAACAAGTACATTGATGCCCATCTGCATTTGGATCAATATTTGCTTCGTTACGGGAAAGAGAAGCTCCATGATATGATTAACCGCTGGCAGTTGGCCGGTGTCAGCGGTGTGGTCGCTGTCTCTACTGACCTTGCTTCCGCTTACCGTACGCTGGATTTGAAGCAGTGGTATCCAGACTTTGTATATGCGGCAGTTGGCTATCATCCTGAACAGCCCCTTCCCAGCGAGAAGGAACTGTGTGAGCTGTTTAGCTTGGTCCGCCAAGAGCGAAGGTGGATAGCAGCCCTTGGAGAAGTCGGCTTGCCCCATTACACTTTGGAAAAAATGGGGCATCCGCCCCTGGAAGGGTATATGGAGCTGCTCAGGCTTTTTTTGCAACAAAGCCAAATGTTCGATCTTCCCGTGCTTCTGCATGCGGTCCATGATAAGGTGCAATCTGTCTTTGAGCTGTTACAACAGGAAAACGTGTCAAGGGCACATTTTCACTGGCTTAAAGCACCGCAAGAGATGATTCAGCAAATTGTCAAAGCCGGCTACTATGTTTCTGTGACGCCTGAGGTGTGCTATCGAAAGCGGGATCAGCGTCTGGTTGAGCTTGTGCCAATAGAGAATCTGCTAGTGGAAACGGACGGTCCATGGCCTTTTGCTGGACCATTTGAGGGACAAAATACGACACCGTTGTTTTTGCCTCAGGTTGTTGACTACGTAGCCTGTCTTAAAGGGTTGGGGGCAAGTGGGTTGGCCAATCAACTGATGATCAATGTGCATAAGCTGCTGCTTAAAAAGGACCAATACCGGTCATGGCAACTTTGGCAATCAAACAAACACGGCGAATAG
- a CDS encoding DMT family transporter: MDQQRPVFPPYFGLIVGAVFVSTAAVLVKLSSAPAEVVAFYRLFLAVVLMTPFVFPYFKELKRLERRQWVYLLVSGLFLALHFVLWFESLNYTSVASSVVLVTLQPLFTFAGAYVLFRERMTIKALAAGILAIGGSVLIFWGDFRFGGEAVWGNALALLAAAMVSGYWLCGQHLRQRLSIMTYTYVVYGTGALFILLYVALTGGALFSYPARDWWLFVALALFPTLLGHSIFNWAVKWVGASIISVTVLFEPIGASLLAYLILGETLSNAQIAGGLIILSGIYLFIRNHHSQAQRVQADHEQQSVSVPDQKHSTNA; the protein is encoded by the coding sequence ATGGACCAACAGCGACCAGTATTTCCGCCCTATTTTGGATTAATCGTGGGGGCTGTGTTTGTCTCGACCGCAGCTGTTTTGGTTAAGCTGTCCTCTGCACCGGCTGAGGTTGTGGCCTTTTACCGCTTGTTTTTAGCTGTGGTGTTGATGACCCCATTTGTGTTCCCTTATTTTAAGGAATTGAAAAGATTAGAGAGGCGGCAATGGGTCTATCTGCTTGTCAGCGGTTTGTTTTTAGCCTTGCATTTCGTGTTGTGGTTTGAATCTTTGAATTACACTTCGGTGGCCAGTTCGGTGGTGCTGGTCACCTTACAACCTTTGTTCACTTTTGCAGGGGCTTATGTACTGTTTAGGGAACGAATGACGATCAAGGCTTTGGCCGCAGGAATTTTGGCCATTGGTGGCAGTGTGCTGATCTTTTGGGGAGATTTTCGCTTTGGCGGGGAAGCGGTTTGGGGCAATGCCCTTGCTTTATTGGCGGCTGCGATGGTCTCAGGCTACTGGCTGTGCGGGCAGCATTTGCGGCAGCGCCTGTCTATCATGACTTATACCTACGTGGTCTACGGCACAGGGGCCCTGTTTATCCTGCTGTATGTTGCGCTCACAGGGGGAGCCCTGTTCTCCTACCCGGCTCGGGATTGGTGGCTTTTCGTCGCACTGGCCCTGTTTCCCACTTTGCTGGGTCACTCCATTTTCAATTGGGCGGTGAAATGGGTTGGAGCATCCATCATTTCGGTCACCGTTTTGTTCGAACCGATCGGCGCCTCCCTCTTGGCCTATCTGATTCTTGGCGAAACCCTGAGTAACGCTCAAATAGCAGGGGGATTGATTATCTTGTCCGGCATTTATCTGTTTATCCGTAATCACCACTCCCAAGCACAACGCGTTCAAGCTGATCATGAACAACAGTCAGTATCAGTTCCCGACCAAAAACATAGCACCAATGCCTGA
- a CDS encoding DUF4395 family protein has translation MKQGIPVPLVRANQWVMVGGILLAILLQSQLLLTLLFIISLLALLFGPKGNVVFVLTKPLLKNRLAAAEQEAAELQRFNQSIATILLGLAVGILWTTGHWSGWIPAGMVMVAAAFALAGYCIGCTIYFQWKQWRHTQRS, from the coding sequence ATGAAACAAGGCATTCCGGTTCCATTGGTCCGAGCCAATCAGTGGGTGATGGTCGGAGGAATTTTGTTGGCTATCCTGTTGCAATCCCAGCTCCTGTTGACGCTATTGTTCATCATATCATTGCTGGCCTTGCTGTTTGGTCCCAAGGGCAATGTAGTCTTCGTCTTGACCAAACCGCTGCTTAAGAACCGATTGGCGGCTGCTGAACAGGAAGCGGCGGAATTGCAACGTTTTAACCAGAGCATCGCCACTATCCTTCTGGGGCTGGCCGTAGGTATTCTATGGACCACTGGTCACTGGAGTGGCTGGATCCCGGCCGGTATGGTAATGGTGGCCGCCGCATTTGCCTTGGCCGGTTATTGTATCGGTTGCACTATCTACTTTCAGTGGAAACAATGGCGACATACACAACGATCCTAG